The region AAACAGTATTGTTGCACTTATATTACAGGAAAGTGTCGTTATCACAGTAATCTCCGGGCTTGTCGGCGTACTATTCGGTCTATTAACACTTAATTTGTTAGGAAATAGCCTGGAACCATATTTTATAAAAGAACCCAAAGTAGGTACAGGAATGGTAATTTTCGCCTTCTTATGCCTTGTAATTGCAGGTGCCATTGCAGGATTTGTTCCGGCTTACCGTGCCTCCAAGATAAAACCAATTGAAGCATTACGAACAGAATAAAAACCTGACAAAGTGAAATTATTATTTAGTTTAGATACATGGCAGGAGATTTATTACTCACTGCGCAATAACAAACTCAGGACTTTCCTTACCATGATTGGTGTAGGTTGGGGTATGTTTCTATATGTAAGCCTTCTGGGAGCTGCTAAAGGTGTAGAAAACGGATTTAATAAGGCCTTTAATGGCTTTGCTACCAACTCCATATTTATGTGGGCTCAGAGTACTTCTATTCCTTATGGAGGATTCCCAAAAGGAAAATTAATGCAGCTGCACACCAACGACATAGAAATGTTGAAAAATAAAGTTCCGGGTATTAAGTACATTTCACCACAAAACAGTCGCGGAGCTCGCTTTGGCAAACCTGAACCATTGGTACGCAATGGAAAAAAAGGCAACTACGGAATCACTGGAGATTATCCTATCGGGGATGCTATCAGTAAAAAGAAACTAACATTCGGACGTTATATTAACGATGCCGATATATCTGGCAACAAGAATGTTGTAGTTATCGGAAATGAAGTTTATGAATCTTTTTTCGATGCTAAAAAGAGAGAAAATCCTATTGGTAAAACAATCACAATAAAAGGAATCTATTTTACTGTAATCGGAGTTTTTAAAGTAGCGACTAATGGTCCCCGAATGGAAAGCAATGATATGGTGTTTATTCCTTTTACAACATACAACAAAATGTTTAATAATGGGGACGTTGCCGAAATGTTTGCTGTTGTAGGAAAAGACAATGCAGATCTTGCTCAGATAGAAGACAATACAAAAAGAATATTAAAAGAGAAATACCATGTCTCTCCTGAAGATGAAAACGCTTATGGAAGTTTTAATCTGGGAAAAGAATTCAAGAAACTAACAGGTTTCCTTACCGGAATGCAGTTTCTTACCATTATTGTAGGGACACTTACTATTATTGCGGGAGTTATTGCTATTTCCAATATCCTTCTGATTACGGTGAAAGAACGTACAAAAGAGATTGGTATCCGTAGAGCTCTTGGAGCCAAACCTTCGGAAGTTCGTAACCAAATTCTTTTGGAGAGTGTTGTTATCACACTTAGTTCGGGTCTTATTGGTTTTTTCCTGGGTATATTCCTACTTATGGGGATTAATGCCCTCACGGAAAACAATGATTCATTCCCATTTTATAATCCGAGTGTTAACTACTCCAATGTCTTCTCTGCCATGTTTGTAATGGTGTTCCTTGGATTAGTTATCGGACTTATTCCGGCACAAAGAGCCGTAAGAACAAAACCTATTGAAGCATTAAGAACAGAATAAAACAGTGGATAGGTGAATGGGGCAATAAGTGAATTAAGATGAATATATCAATAAAATAGTATGTTATGTTTTTAAAATTGAATCATCAAAATCTGGAAGTTTATAAATCAGCAAAGAAGTTACTTAATGCATCTTATGATATTCTTGAAAAATCACCTGATTCTGAAAATTTTAATTTAAAAAGCCAACTGAAACGAGCATCAACATCAGTACTATTAAATATATCCGAAGGTTCATCCAGAAAATCAAAAACAGAAAGAAACAGATTTTATGAAATCGCAAGAGGCTCAATAGTAGAAATCGATACCTGCTGCGAGGTTATTATTGAAAGAAATTATATAAAACCAGAAGAATTAACAGAATTAGGAAATTATATCGTATCAACATTCATTTTACTAAGTAATCTTTTAAAATCATAAAAATTAATTATTCACAATTCACTCATTGACACATTCACAAACGACTGATTCATTACCCATTAATTTCTATTAATAAAAAAATAATAATTATATGAAAAAGAAGCTCAACTTCAAAAAAATCATTTATATCATCTTAGGAATTATCCTATTGCTGGTTCTTTTTAAAGGTATCAGTTATATGATCTCGTCCAATTCTGCGAAGGAAGAAGCCTTCTTAACACGTAAACCTACTATACAAACATTGGAGGATAAAGTACTTGCAACTGGTACAATTGTGCCACGCAGGGAGGTTGAGATAAAACCAAATATTCCCGGGATTATAAAATCTATCCACGTAAAACAAGGAGATAAAGTAACAGCAGGACAATTAATCGCTACAATTAATGTTGTACC is a window of Elizabethkingia anophelis R26 DNA encoding:
- a CDS encoding ABC transporter permease; its protein translation is MIGVGWGMFLYVSLLGAAKGVENGFNKAFNGFATNSIFMWAQSTSIPYGGFPKGKLMQLHTNDIEMLKNKVPGIKYISPQNSRGARFGKPEPLVRNGKKGNYGITGDYPIGDAISKKKLTFGRYINDADISGNKNVVVIGNEVYESFFDAKKRENPIGKTITIKGIYFTVIGVFKVATNGPRMESNDMVFIPFTTYNKMFNNGDVAEMFAVVGKDNADLAQIEDNTKRILKEKYHVSPEDENAYGSFNLGKEFKKLTGFLTGMQFLTIIVGTLTIIAGVIAISNILLITVKERTKEIGIRRALGAKPSEVRNQILLESVVITLSSGLIGFFLGIFLLMGINALTENNDSFPFYNPSVNYSNVFSAMFVMVFLGLVIGLIPAQRAVRTKPIEALRTE
- a CDS encoding four helix bundle protein codes for the protein MFLKLNHQNLEVYKSAKKLLNASYDILEKSPDSENFNLKSQLKRASTSVLLNISEGSSRKSKTERNRFYEIARGSIVEIDTCCEVIIERNYIKPEELTELGNYIVSTFILLSNLLKS